In Porites lutea chromosome 8, jaPorLute2.1, whole genome shotgun sequence, the genomic stretch TGGCTTGAGGTATGCGCCTTTTCGTAAATCCTTTAAACATTTATGTTCTTGTTGTGGTAAACGCGGATCCGTTGAGCGACGGAATTACAGTTGCACCAATTCTAATTCTTCTTGGCGACGCGAAAGACAAGAAACAGTTCTGTCGCGTAACTCAGCAGTGTAGTAAATACATTTAGCTCCTTAAAACAGACttccttgaaaagaaaaaaaattttaagaaagtttttttttgccaagtATGGAAAGAGGTCACCGCGGGAATACAAACATCAAATAGCTTTTATTTGAGAAAACACTGGTTATTTCACCGAACTAGAAAAAGGCTGTAAAGTCTGCGATTCCAATTTGTTGCTATGACTTggctattttaaaaataaaattagctTGTCACTTAAACTGTAAATTTAGTGTGCTAGACGAAGTGAACATGCATCGGCCCTACAAATTTATGCATGCATacttaaaataaaagaaacactCGGAAGAGCTCAACTcgttttttgtattaaaaacagTAGAAAGCAATTGTAACATTGCTGAAAAGACCGATGATTGCAAGTcgaaataaagaaattttctgTTGCTTTTGTAATGAAGTGAATATCCATCGTGTTGTGATTTTTATCGTCTCAGGGGATGCCTAATGGAATTTTTAATAAGGCTGCACTTATCTCCTGTGGAGAAAGTTGCCCTCGCTTAGCTtctgctttttgttttgttaatcaTATTTAAGAAATTTTTACAGAGTAGTTTTAAAGTTAgtattatatttaaaaaaaaaaagagattcaaaaagaaaatttctacgGACCAAAAAACCCAAGCCAAATTGGGTGTGTTTATCTTAAAACAAGGAAATGGTGCTtttagaattatttttaatttttagcctGAAGCAAACTTTgacaaataaattttcttttttcgcagGAACCATCCTCCCGTGTGGTCTTTTCGgaattgtttattttatgtaAAAATGGATGTAAAGATGAGATTTCTCTTAtgacaaaaacaatttttttagggaaaaaattaCGGAGGGAAAGGAAGAGCACTAAATGCGATGTTATCATTGAGTGATAAACAGAAACTCGCTAGCCAGCGAAAACGACAGTTCTGCCATTATGGAAATCaaaccctgaaaaaaatttttccctcataataatttgaaaaggaaataaaagaaaaacattagGGTTTCCATAACTGCAAAATAAACTAATGTTGAATGTTGAGTTAAATTTAATGAGTCAGCTGCTTCGATTTCCATTTCGGCCTGTTCGGCTCCTGTTGATACTGGTCAATTTATGATATTAGAATTAATTTTGAGACGTTTATTTTGTTGCAATAATTTATGCCAGGTGCCCAGATGGTTTTTGACGCTTTTTTCTACTCATTATGTCTCTTTCAGTCTGCTGTTGCGTGCATTATGCTACATTCTACTTTTACTACTCACTGaacgaaaaaattgatttacacCAAATTCAAGTTTACGTTATATAATATCATGCGTACTTTGGCCAGTGTTTATCTCCGGGGATGGACTCCCTAAACAAAGAGGAGAGGATGCTCTTGGTCTCGTCTTAAACTCTAAAGTTGGTCGCTCTGAGCGGGTATTAACGACCCAACCTGTACCAATATTTTGATAGAATGGTCAAATAAAGCCATCCTCCCAACCAAAATCACCCTTCATCCTCCCCGCTACGACTCTCCAGGCTTCTCATATGAACTTGATTGATAAATCTAGCTCGATACCCGAGATCTcacctgggtgccagagacttttcacgCGCGGTTTCTTATGACCGCTCGTGGCTTCGGAATAGGGAAAAAAACCTCTTGTACCCAGGGTACCGTTATTTTTCTCGTacagaaattttgatttttttttactaggAAGTTGGGCGGTCAACATGGCCCGACTTACCCGGACGATAAACATCGGGGGAGAcggggacgggggggggggggggggtaaataATAAGCGACAAAGTCCGCGCAGTTTTTCAAGAAGGTGAGAAGATGAAGTGCCAATGATGCGTGTCAATAATGCGTCGAGACTTTGCCGTTGGGATTTTCTCCAATGAAACGgtggactgaaaaaaaataacacgaTTAATGACACTGATCTACAACATCTATATGATCCGGCAAGTTTTAcgtacatcatcatcatcatcatcatcatcatcatcatcatcatcatcatcatcatcatcatcatcataataataatctttattgaggaTACCAATTTCACTGATAAGGATTAACAAAAGAGTCCTCAAGATAATCTGCAAGATCTATACGGATCTTTTATCACTGGAAAGTAAGCAACACAGGGCTTTTGAAGTAAAAAAAGCGAGCAAATGCTGAAAAAAATGCCGAAAGGTTTCAGTAGAAATTCATTCTGATTTCAGCGTGAGGCCAAGTGTTGAGCATGCGTACTTAGGGAACAAGGTGAGAGCGCTATTAAattgttttgttgactttcaAAGGCAATGTAAACAAACGGCAATATCTTAAAATCTACTCATTGGAGTTTAACGAAATTAGGCAGAACTGCAGTTATTACCTCACTCAATGATAACCTAAAAACACAAGTTAAACATAGGAGTTTTGTGacaattaaaatttcaaataatagctttttttcaaaaattacgAGAAACTTAAAAAAACCTTCGAAAACTGAGGGTTATTAAATCGCAAGTTGTTAGCAAATTCTCGAAAATTCATAAAGAAATTAGACAGTTTACAGTTCCATATTTTCCATAAGATCGACGAGATCGAGCGCTCAGCATCACTGGCAGCCACTTTGTTGTTGGTTTCCAAAGAACCGAGCGGGCGGGTGGGCGTCAGGGTTTATAGATAGTCATCTTTGATGCTAGACTGCTAGACTAGGTCAAGATGGCcgctaatctcgtacccagatctcactctgtttgaCACTGAGAAGtgagagatctgggtacgagattataTGGCCGTCTGTAGCGCTCGTTCTTAACGATCTTACGTGAAAATAGGGGATTGTGAACAGTTTATCTATAAGGAAATCAAATGACTGGATTTTTCTTAAACCTACGAAGTTAAAAATTTTAGGCTTGTTTTAAATCATTCATGTTGTCATGGAAACAATTGAAATCTAGCGTTTAACCAAATCAACTTGatcttataaatatattttgtccTTGTGCCTTATACATGCAACGAGTATTAATAACACCCCAATGTCGAAGTGGTCATGATTCACAACCAATCAAACAGTGCTGAGCCACCTTACGCCGACTTGCAAAGCCGTAGCAGGTGTAAGCACAGGCAACATCCGcccggaagtgagcctttttctattttaaatttCCTTGAAGTTACCACATTATTTTGTATTGCTAGGTGTCTTTAcccttatagagacgatttgcccaaaaacttgtttaaaatCACGGCTTAAGGGTGCAAAAaagctcacttccggttgacgtgcgtcactcaaaaacgtcgctgcttaaactatagcctgagaaaacagctgtcATTTGGTGACGCtactactggtttccccgccaaatgacgtctgagaaacgagagcagaattccatactgatgacgcgtcactacccagatctgggtagttcttctgattggttgaatcaaatttcccacgcggtaagaccaatcagaagcactgcccagatcttggtagtgacgcgtcatcagtatggaatttctgcgctcgtttctcagacgtcatttggcggcgAAACCAGTGGTAGCCTGTGacaacagccgacatttggcgacgctacttAAACTCCCTTTTAAGATAAACTTGACACACCTACACACGCCCTCTTTAATTACTTTGGTGGTTTAGTAACAAAAAAAGCTACTGCGCATAGTACGTCTACGTTGTAATAATCGTTTAGTATGCTTGCAAGGTGGACGATTGACGTTGTCATAAAGAGCCCGGCGTCAGATTCATGCGCTCTCGTTTGTTTTTCAATACACCAATATTCACCTTAGTGCTGTCCTTAGGAGTGAACCATACTTTTCACAGTCCGCTCCCTTTTTTGTCGAAAAGCGTCAGTACGGCATATTTAATAAAAAGTCagtgcttatttttttttcactgaaccGAGTTGTTCGATAAAGCTGACAAAGCAGTCCCTTGTCTTTCACGTACCCAAGAAGAATCTGGCGGATAAGCACAATTATAATTGCCTTTCCGTCTAcaagaaattaaagttttgaaCGCCTCACGAAATGGCAAATACCGTAAGGCATAAACAATCGGGTTACAGAACGAGTTGGCAAAAGCAATCCACATCGTTATTAATATAACCCTAGGTGGCACTTTAACAGATCCAGCAATCTTTCTGTAAGTACCCGCAGTGTAGAAAGGTGTataacaacaaagaaacagCCCAATAACAAGGGCAAAAGTTTGCGCAGACTTGATTTCTCTTTTCATAGAATGTGTTTCCGGTGATTTTTCCTGTTGTGTTTCATCTTCGTCGCAAATGTCTGCCAAGGACTCTCTTAGCCTTCGCTCTTCTCGACTCAACTGTCTCGCTTGCCTGAAAGCTGTTCTAAAAACAACGATGTTGGAGAAGAAAATTATTGCGAAGGGTATGATTACAAATACTGAGACGAGAAAAAAGATATACGGCGAAGATGGCTTGTTGCTTTTTAACTCAGTGCATCCATAGGTATAAGCCCTGAATTCAAAATCTGCTAGTGGGATGTTCGTCAAAACGGCTACAGACAGCCAAATCAGCAGTAAAATGTTTCTGACCCTCCTTTTAGTGATAATGAATTGATAACGAAATGGTTTTTGGATAGCGATGTAGCGATCCACGCTTAGGAAACACAAGTGAAGAATTGAAATGAAGGAGAGCGAGAGACCAATTGAAGCGATGGCTTGACAACCCCATTCTCCAAAGATCCACTTCTCAGTCACTGTCGTTGCTGCATTTAAAACCATAATAATAACCATGCTTAGGTCTGTGAAAGCTAAGCTTAGCAGTATGAAGTTCGTGTTTGTCCGAAGATGGCGGAATTTGATAACAGAAATGCAAACCAGTGAGTTGCCTATCGCCGTTGTTAAAATGATGCAAATAAATATCACCATTTCAATGACAATTCTAGCTCTTCCTGACATCGTGGACGCGTATGATTCATCATCAGCCATAGTATCTTAGCGTCAAAATCGTCGGGTAGAACAAAAAGCTGAAGAAGATTTTAATATTGTGTGGCGTGATGTTTCTCGTGGCTACCGTCATTTGATATAAGGATACTTAGCTATGCGTAATTAAGGGTGCTGGCAGATAATCGGATGAAAGACTGTAACAGTTCACAAAAAAGGATAACTTTGTGACACCGAATAGTTTTGAAACTGTGCATAACAAAAAGAGTCTCTAAAGACAGGCGAAAATTATAACTCTGGCATGGACTGTATGCTTACTTTTCAAGGTGTTAGAGTCAGATTATTACACCCAGTGTCGAACGATTCATTGTCGAGAACAAACAATattgtaaatgaaattaaacaaaaaaatggcgTTTTACGCAAGTGTTTCCGACAAGATTTCTTTTTATatcgttttgtttttaatggtCACATCAAAATCTCAAACCGATATTTGTTAACTGAACCCATAAATAGATAGCTCTGTGAACGAAGGAAGGATAATCAAATCATGGTTCATCGGAGACTCATTTCAGTGACTTCATTTACACACATGATGTAGACAGTCTGCCAGATCAAttagagaaaaggaaaaagagataaatgattttttttacgtCGCAGATGTCTGCAGAACGTAAATATAGGATTAATGTAGGATCTTTGCTTTATCGTCATCTTTATTCACACCTAGAAATTCACAGAGGAGTGTTTGCTCAGGCTCGAAACATCGACAGCTAAGATGGAAAAAACCGGTCATAACTGAGCTTCATAAAATTCGAGGCTTTTGACGTTTACTGAGGAAAAAATCCACAAGATTTTTCCGCATAAGGAAcggctctctccctttttcgcttccatcttttcccttttcccccagaaacgcctgatactcaggctatgtTCGAGAACGTCTAACGGTCAACAAAAGTCTATTTTATTATCTCATTCCAAGCGTCTTCTGTCAATGAAGATATTATTTATCACATAAATCGCCATGCAATGCCAGCAGAGACGTCAAATAGAATTACAAGCCATCATAAACCAGGAACCGTGGCCTATAAAAATCTGGGTCACATAATCCCATTTGTTATCTCATTTAACTTAAAGTACCCTATCTAATTTGTCCACTTAATTTACTAGCATTATAATTTCGTATATGAACAAAGTTTTCAACAACTTTCAAACGGTAATGTACCGTCCGCTAAATCAACCGAAAACATTTAATCGCCCTTCTAAACCATCTCAGCCGATAGAGTAAACTCTGACGCAAATAGCTTACATCAAATCTGGGGCGATAAAATGCTTGAATTGCAGGTTGATGACAGTTTTAGTGTGGGTGGGGAATCTTGCAGAGGTATTCGATACATAACGTCAGTGTCGGTCGCATTTTGTCGGCCTTGTTTCGTGACGCATCGAATTCCAGGGATATGACGTGTACAAGATGCTCAATTATAGACATTCTCTTATTTAAAATCACTACACCGCACCATCTggataaatatttcatttacgTAGCTTTGAGCTGTTTGCCAAGATATTCCCTAAAAGGCAAGCAATTAAACATACCATCAATGTATGTAAATCTGAAATACTAAATGTCAAAAACTTTCTCGTCTGAGTCTAGCCCTTCAGCGCCAacgtaacctgcgatcaggcgttcttttctttttttttcggggaAACGCGAAATTCGGTGGACAGACAAGGAGAAAAAATGGAAGAAGgaacgcctgatcgcagattagcgctaacgcagaggccataGGTTCAAATGCCCTTGAAGCTCCCCATTTTTTTCCGGTTAATTTGCAGTTGCTTTCAACTGCGATGAACTTATCTTCACTGAATTAAATTACTTTTGTATGCTATTATCGAGAACTGGCACTTTTTGAATCGCCTTCCTTGCGGCCCTTGGCAGTGACTGCGGCTTTTTCCGCTCGTGCAAACACTTGTTCGCCTTGGACAGCCGTGTTTCCAGTTTTCCGCCCTGCTTGACATCGAGCAACAAGTTTCCCGCACTTCTTCACAAAGATTACAATCCACGATCCTACGATTGGTTTCAGTTGtagttttcgttgttttttctATGATTGGTTGGTTGAATTATCATGTTACTTTTTGCAG encodes the following:
- the LOC140946084 gene encoding octopamine receptor beta-2R-like, which translates into the protein MADDESYASTMSGRARIVIEMVIFICIILTTAIGNSLVCISVIKFRHLRTNTNFILLSLAFTDLSMVIIMVLNAATTVTEKWIFGEWGCQAIASIGLSLSFISILHLCFLSVDRYIAIQKPFRYQFIITKRRVRNILLLIWLSVAVLTNIPLADFEFRAYTYGCTELKSNKPSSPYIFFLVSVFVIIPFAIIFFSNIVVFRTAFRQARQLSREERRLRESLADICDEDETQQEKSPETHSMKREIKSAQTFALVIGLFLCCYTPFYTAGTYRKIAGSVKVPPRVILITMWIAFANSFCNPIVYALRYLPFREAFKTLISCRRKGNYNCAYPPDSSWVRERQGTALSALSNNSVQ